The Longimicrobium sp. nucleotide sequence TGAGGGTCGGGCGGGTGGATGAAGCGCCCTTCGATACGCCTCGGTGCTTCCGCGGCGCCCCCCATCCCCAGCCCTTCCCCGCAAACCGCGCGGGGGAAGGGAGCCAGCCCGGTGCGTCACGCCGACCTTTGGGAGCGGCACAAAGGCCTGTCATCCTGAGGCCGAGCCACGCCGAACCTGACCGCAAGCCGTACCTGGCGGGCCGAAGGATCTAGCGGCGGCCACGTACAAGCTGCCCGGCCTGGCTGGGGCGAATGAATTCGCGGCAACAACGGCCCGAAGTCCGCCTTCGCGGACTGCACGCGTAGTCGGGTGCGCCACGCCGACGGAAGCGCGATTCAGGTCTCCCCCTCCCCTGCGAAGCGGGGGAAGGGGGCCGGGGGGAGGGGGCTGCCGCGGCATGCATCCGGAGCTAGCCCAAATCGACGGTATCGCCCACCGCTTCCGACGCTCGTCCATCACATCGCAGCGGAATGAGCGCACCGAAATGGACACAGGCGCGCCCAATTTTTGCACGCCACTTCTGGAAACCCGCCCGGAATGTTAGCGTTCTGGACGGGCGAGCGAATCAGCCGGAGTTCCCTCGCCACGACACAGGAGGCTACGATGAGCACCGTCCGCTTGGAGCGCGAGGCAACTCTTGAAGACCTGTACAGGGTGGAGGGCAAGGCCGAGCTGGTCGACGGACGGATCGTGCACATGAGCCCGACCGGATTCCTACCGAACCGGTCCGCCTCGCGCATCTGGCGCAGCCTCGACGAGTACGAAACCGCGGTCGGGGGCGGCTACGCGGTTAGCGAGAATTCCGCGTTCGTTCTCCAGACTCCTAAGCTCCGGACCTTCTCGCCCGACGCGGCGTGGTGGGTGGGAACTCCGGTCGCCGCCGAGTTCCTGGCCGGGGCGCCGTTGTTCGCCGCCGAGGTTCGAAGTGAAAGCGACTACGGCCCCGCGGCGGAACGGGCGATGGCTCTAAAGCGCGCCGCCTACTTTGCCGGTGGCACCTTGGTGGTCTGGGACGTGGATGTGCTCCGCGAGGGCCTCGTCCGCGTGTACAGGTCTGACGAGCCGGAGCATCCGATGGTCTACGGCCGGGGTGAAGTGGCGGATGCCGAACCCGCTGTGCCAGGCTGGAGATTCCCGGTGGACGGGCTTTTTACGTAGCCGTATCCGAAGAACAGCCTAGGCTGGCGACGGAGTGCGGAGTAGCGGCAAGGGCCGCAGCGCCTACTGCGCCGTAGC carries:
- a CDS encoding Uma2 family endonuclease, whose translation is MSTVRLEREATLEDLYRVEGKAELVDGRIVHMSPTGFLPNRSASRIWRSLDEYETAVGGGYAVSENSAFVLQTPKLRTFSPDAAWWVGTPVAAEFLAGAPLFAAEVRSESDYGPAAERAMALKRAAYFAGGTLVVWDVDVLREGLVRVYRSDEPEHPMVYGRGEVADAEPAVPGWRFPVDGLFT